The genomic region AATAGAAGGTGGTTGGAATGCTGGAGGAAAAGGTCCTAGTGTTGCTGATGTAATGACAGGAGGATCAAGAACTTCAATGAGAAAAATTACAGATGGAGTTATTGAAGGAGAGTTCTATCCTAACCATGAAGCTGTTGATTTTTATCATAACTATAAAGAAGATGTGGCTCTTTTAGCAGAAATGGGATTTAAATGTTTTAGAACAAGTATAGCTTGGACAAGAATTTTCCCTAATGGTGATGATATGTTACCTAATGAAGAGGGATTAAAATTCTATGATAATCTATTTGATGAGTTATTAAAATATGGTATTGAACCTGTAATTACTCTTAGCCATTTTGAAATGCCATACCATCTAGCAAAAAATTATGGTGGTTGGATGAATAGAAAAGTTATAGATTTCTTTGTAAAATATGCAGTTACAGTTATGGAGCGTTACAAAAATAAAGTTAAATATTGGATGACTTTTAATGAGATCAATAACCAAGCTAATACTTCAGCTGATATATTTGGATGGACAAACTCTGGTGTTAAATTTTCTGAATACTCTAATCCAAGAGAAGCTATGTACCAAGTAGCTCACCATGAGTTTTTAGCAAGTGCCCTAGTTGTAAAAAAAGGACATGAGATCAATCCAGAATTTAAAATAGGATGTATGTGTTCATTTGTTCCTATCTATCCATACTCTTGTAATCCAGAAGATATGATAACTGCTGTAGAAGCTATGCATGATAGATACTATTTTATGGATGTACATGTTCGTGGACACTATCCAGCATATGCTAAAACTATCTGGAAAAAAGAGAATGTAAATTTAAAAATTGAAGAGGGAGATTTAGAGATTTTAGCAGAGGGAAAAGTGGACTATATAGGAATTAGTTACTATATGTCTAATGTGGTAAAAGCTGATGCTAAAAAAGATATCTCTAAAGCAATGGATGGAAGTACAGAAAAAACTGTAACTAATCCATATATTAAAGCTAGTGATTGGGGATGGCCAATAGATCCAGTAGGAATTAGATACTCTTTAACAAATATCTACGAAAGATATGAACTACCTATATTTATTGTAGAAAATGGATTTGGAGCAATAGATATTTTAGATGAGAATAAAGAGTGTGATGATAGTTATAGAATAGATTATTTAAAAGCTCATATCTTAGAAATGGAAAAATCTGTTGAACTAGATGGAGTTGAATTGATGGGATACACTCCTTGGGGATGTATAGATTTAGTTTCATTTACAACTGGAGAATTAAGAAAACGTTATGGATTTATCTATGTTGATAAAAATGATGATGGTTCAGGAACTGGAAAAAGATATAAGAAAAAATCTTTTGAATGGTATAAAAATGTAATTAAAACTAATGGAGAGGAACTATAAATAGGGAGAGAAATCTCCCTTTTCTAATATGAAGAGGTGAAAATATGAAAAAAATAATATTTTTAGATGTAGATGGAACTTTAGTAGATTATGAAAATAAAATTCCTAAATCAGCTATTGAAGCTATAAGATTAGCTAGAAAAAATGGCCATAGAGTATATATTTGTACAGGAAGAAGTAAAGCAGAAGTATATCAAGAACTTTGGGATATTGGATTAGATGGAATGATTGGAGGAAATGGGAGCTATATAGAAGATCATGGAGCTGTTGTTATGCACCAAGTTTTAACTTTAAATGAGTGTAAAAAAATTGTAGACTGGCTCCATAGTAAAAATTTAGAATTTTATTTAGAAAGTAACAATGGATTATTTGCTAGTGAAAAATTTGAAGTAGTAGGAGAAAAGGCTATTCAAGAGTATAGCAAAAGAAAAGGAAAATTAGGAGCAGAGAAATTAACAGTTAGAGAAGCTTTTCCTGAAATGATATTTGGAGAAAAATTATATAGGGATGATCTTAATAAAATAAGCTTTGTACTTAATAGTTATGATGATTATTTAGAAGCTAAAGAAGTTTTCTCCGATTTAGAAGTCAATACTTGGGGAGGAAAAGGGGAAATAGCTCTTTTTGGAGATGTTGGTGTAAAAAATATAGACAAAGCTATTGCAGTAAAAAAATTAGTAGAATACTTAGGAGCAGATATAAAAGATACCATAGCTTTTGGAGATGCTAAAATTGATATTCCTATGCTTAAATGTTGTGAAATTGGTGTAGCTATGGGAAATGGTGGTCCTGAAATAAAAGAAATAGCTGACTATATAACTGATGACGTTGAAAAAGATGGATTATGGAAAGCTTTTAAAAAGTTTGAATTAATATAAAAGGAAAGAGGGATTGTTGCAATTAAATGCAACATCCCTCTTATACTCTTGGAAGGGTAAGGGTAACTATTGTTCCCTTATTTAATTCACTTTTTATATCTAAATCGATATTTAAAGTTTCTACTATTTTTTTTACTATTGAAAGCCCAAGTCCATGACTTTTCATCTCTCTACTCCTTGCCTTATCTACTCTAAAAAATCTATCAAAAATATGTTTTAGATTTTCTTGACTAATACCTTCCCCATTATCAATAATATCCACTATTATATTTTTGTTCTCTCTTATATTTATGTAAATCTCTCTATCTCTTCCATATTTGATAGCATTTTCAATGAGATTTAAAAAAAGTTGTCTTATAAGATGATAATCAGAATTAATGAAACTTTCTTTAGGAGAAAAATTTATCTTTTGATTTGGGTAAATAATTTTCAAATCATTTATAATTTCTGTTATAACTTTTGAAATATCAAAGTTCTTGTTTTCTCTCTCATCATAGTCATCTTTTGCAAGAAATAAGAGTTTTGAAATAAGAGAAGATATATTTTTCACCTCTTCTTCTATTGAATTAAGAGCTTCTATTACAATATCTTTATTTTCAATTCCCCATCTTTTTATAAGATTAACATAGCCACTTATAATAAAAATAGGTGTTTTCATCTCATGGGAAGCACTATTTACAAAATTAATTTGTGCTTCTGTTTGTGATTGTAACCTTTTAAGCATACTATTATATGAGCTTATTATTGAATTAAATTCAACAAAATTATTTTTAATCTCCAATTTGTAATCCATATTTTCAAGACTTACTTTATTTGTAATCTCTTTTAAATTTTCTAAAGGTGGTATAATTTTATTATAAAATCTTTTTGCTATAACTATGCTTGTAATAATAGTTATAAATATTAAAATAAAAGAAGCTTCAAGTATACTAAGAATTATTTTTCTATCTTCTTTCATATCTTTTATAATTAAAATCTCAATTGTATTTTTTCCATCTATTTCTATTTTTTTATTTAAAAATTCATATTTATAAAAACCTAAACTTTGAATTTTTTCATATACATCTATTTCATTTAAAAGATTAATAAATTCCTGTTTTAAATTATATGAATAATATTTATCTTTATTTTTAAAAACAACTGTTATTCCCTGAACTTTAGGGCACTCTTCTAAAGCTTCAAGAAATATCTTTTCTAGTGTTTTTCCTTCCTCTAACTCTTTTTTTACTTGACTTATTTCATAATTTATAAAGCCATTTATTGCCTCTATATCTAAATAAGCTGCATTTTTTATATAAGAAGAAAAGAAAAACATTATTATCATATAAGATATTGAAAATAAAATTATTAAGTTTCTATAACTTTTTATAAGTTCATAAGATAATTTTTTCATAGTAATCTCCTTAAATTTTAATAACCTTTTTTAGTATGTAACCAAAACCTCTAACTGTATGAATATACTTTTCATTTTTATCCTCTATTTTCTTTCTAAGAAGGTTAATATATACATCTACAATTTTATCCTTTCCATCAAAATCATATCCCCAAATTTCTTCAATTATCTTTTCACGTGATATGACAATTTCTTTATTTAGTAAAAAAAGATACATAAGATTATATTCTTTTTTAGTAAGAACTATTTTTTCCTCTCCTTTATATAATATTTTTGAATCTATTTCTAATTTTAAATTTTCATATGTAATGGTATTATATATTTTAAAATCCTTTTTATTTCTAAGAGCAACTCTCATTCTAGCAAAAAGTTCCTCTATTTCAAAAGGTTTTGTAATATAATCATCAGCTCCCATATCAAGTAATTCTATCTTATTTAGAGTTTGATCCTTAGCAGTTAAAACTATAATAGGAATTTCTGAAGTTTTTCTTATAATTTTACAAACTTCTTCTCCACTTAAAACTGGCATCATCAAATCAAGAAGAATAATATCAAATTTTTCATTTCTAAATTTATTAAGTCCAACTTCTCCATTTTCTCCAATAATAACTTTATACCCTTCATGTTCTAATTCTAATTGAAGAAATCTTCTTATATTTTTATCATCTTCTATTATTAGTACTTTTTTCAATTTTCTCACCTTTATAAGTTATTTCATCTTTTAATTAATAATAACATAAAAAGATTAAAAAAAAGTAAAAAATTATCTATTTTTTTACCTTTTTTTTACCTTGTTCTTTTAATATATAATCATATTAAAAATATAAAGGAGAGATGAAAATGAATCGTATATCAGTAATTGCACCTGTTTATAATGAAAAAGAAAATATATCTTTATTTATAAACCAAGTGGAAACTTCATTGAAAAAAAGGTTTGATTCTTATGAAATAATCTTAATTGATGATGGAAGTAATGATGGAAGCCGTGAATTACTTGACAAGGAAGCAGAAAAAAATGGACATGTAAAAGTTTATCATTTTACTCAAAACAATGGTCAAACTGCTGCTATTGCAGCTGGTTTTAAAGTTTGTTCTGGAGATTTAATAGTAACTATGGATTCAGACTTACAAACTAATCCAGAGGATATATATACTCTTTTACCATATATTGAAAAATATGATATGGTAAATGGAAGACGTGAAACAAGAGAAGATGGATTTAAAAAGAAACTCTCCTCTTTTATAGGAAATAGTGTGAGAAATTTTATAACAAATGATGATATAAAAGATACTGGGTGCCCTTTAAAACTTTTTAAAAAAGAGGTAGTAAAAAGTTTTTATCTATATGAAGGAATGCATAGATTTTTACCTACTCTAGCTAAAATGAATGGATTTAAAGTTATTGAAGTCCCAGTTAGACATTATGACAGAGAGTTTGGAAAGTCTAAATATGGAATTTCTAATAGACTTTTTAAAGGACTTAAAGATGCTTTTGCTGTGAGATGGATGAAACAAAGACAATTACATTATAAATTTGATAATGGAGAAGAGGAAATATGATAAAAAGTTTTGATTGGAATATATTTGTAATAATAGGATTTTTAGGACAAATTATGTTCTCTATGAGATTTATTTTACAATGGATAGCTAGTGAAAGGGCAGGACAAAGTATTATTCCTTTTTCTTTCTGGATATTTAGCTTAGGAGGAAGTCTTTTTCTTTTTTTATATGCAATATATAGAAAAGATCCTGTATTTATTTTAGGACAAGCTCCAAATCTTTTTATATATTCAAGAAATATCTGGCTTATTAAAAAGAATAAAAAGAAAAAGGAGTGAAATAATTAGTATGGATAAGCAAGAAAGAAAATATTTAATAATTTTAGCTTTTATTTCTATAGTTGCTTTCTTTTCAAATCTATGGGTAAGACCAGCTGATTTAATGGAAGCAAGAAATTTTATAACAGCAAGGGAGATGATACAAAATGATAATTATATTATTCCTACTCTCAATGATTTTTTAAGATTTGAAAAACCTCCTCTTCCAACATGGTTTACAGCCTTTGTAATGAATATTACTGGAAATGTTAAAGATGAGTATATTTTACGTATCCCAGTTGCACTTTGTGGAATACTATTTATCTATCTTTTATATTATTTTGTAAAAATTACAACAGAAAATAAGTTACAAAGTTTTATAACAGCTTTTATTGGAAGTACAACTTTTATGATTATAAAAATAGGGAATGAAAATACTTGGGATTTATATACATATGTTTTTGCTTTTGGAGCAATATTATTTTTCATAAAAGGTTTAAAAAAAGAAAAATTAATAGATTTTTTTATAACTGGAATTTTTCTATCTGCTTCTATAATGAGTAAAGGTCCTATTGGTATATATGGACTAATACTTCCATTTCTAATTACTCACATCTATATTTATGGATTTTCAAGTTATAAGAAAAATATATTAAAAATACTCTTTACTCTTATTATAACTATAATATTTTCTAGTATATGGCCACTTATAATATATTTGAAATATCCAGATTACTTTTTAAGCGTTTTAAATAAAGAGAAAAATACTTGGAGTAATAGTCATACAGAAAATTTTATCTATTACATGGACTACTTTGTTTATATGGGTATTTGGATGTTTTTCTCTGTGTTAACACTCTATTTCAGTTGGATAAAAAAAAGAAGTGAAAATAAGAATTTTTCAAAACTTATTTTTCTTTGGAATATATTAATTATTCTTGCTCTCTCTATAATAAAAATGAAGAAAAAAAGATATGGGATTCCAATATATATGATTTCTATAATAGGTGTAGGAACAATTTGTTACTATTATTATAATAAGTGTTGGGATAAATTAAAGAAATCTGATAAAATTCTTCTCTATTTTCAATTAGGATTTATCTCCTTTATTTCTATTACTATTCCAATTATTATATTTTTTAAAGGTTATCTTTTAAATCAAGTAGGATTAACATACCTCATCATTACTATAATTAGTTTTATTCCATTTATTATCTATGGAATTAGATACATTTTATATAAAAAAGATATAAACACAAAATTTATAGTAATTGGAAGTGGAATTTTGATGCTTATTGTAAATCTTACTTCAAATTGGTTTTTTGATACAAATTTTATTAATAAAAATGAAAAAGAAAATATAGAAAATTATACAAAAATAAAAGTTATGAGAGCAAATCCACCAAGTCTTAATATATATTCAAATAACTTTGAAATTGAAGATGTATGGAGAGTAGGAAAAAGTATTAAACCTTTTAATATCAATAATAATCTACCAGATAAATTTATTTTCTTAGGAGAGATCTCTGAGGAGATAAAATCAAAATTTTATATTCAAAAGCAAGAAATTTATGTAAAAGAAAATGGAGATTTAGCAAAATTTTATTACTTGAAAAAAATGGAGGGATAAAATGAATATTGTAGTTACTGGAGGAGTTGGTTTTATTGGCTCTCATCTATGTGAAACTCTTTTAAAAGAGGGGCATAAAGTTATCTGTATAGATAATTTTGATGAATTTTATCAATTAAATATAAAAATAAGAAATCTCTTTGAAAGCACAGGAAATAAAAAACAATTTAAAATTTTTGAAAAAGAAATACTATCTAAAAATCTATCTAAAAATGAAATTATTAATTCAATAAAAGAATTTATAAAAAATGATAACTATAAGCTTTATTTTATGGATATAAGAGATAAAGAAGTCGAGAAAGTTTTTAGAGAAGAAAAACCAGATATTGTAATAAATTTAGCTGGACTTGCAGGAGTTAGACCCTCTCTCTTAAATCCATTAGAGTATGAATCTGTAAATGTACAGGGATTTATAAATCTTTTAGAAAATTGTAAAAGATGTAGAATAAATAAATTTATTCAAGCTTCTTCCTCTTCTGTATATGGAAATAATAAAATTGTTCCTTTTAAAGAGAATGACGTAGTTGACTTTGCTATCTCTCCATATGCTGCTACAAAAAAGAGTTGTGAAGTAATGGGGCATGTTTTTCACTCTCTTTATAATATAGATATGATACATCTTAGATTTTTTACTGTGTATGGTGAGAGACAAAGACCTGATTTAGCTATTTCTAAATTTGTAAAAAATATAATAGAAGGAAAAGAAATTACTATGTATGGAGAGGGAGATACCTATAGAGATTATACATATGTTGCTGATATTATACAGGGAATAAAAAAATCTATAAACTATATTAATTTTAATACTAATATTTATGAAATTTTAAATTTAGGTAATGGTAATACAATAGCTTTAAAAAAGATGATTTCAGTTTTGGAAAAAAAACTTAAATTAGAAGCAAAAATTAAAAAACTTCCTAAGCAATTAGGAGATGTAGATAGAACCTTTGCAGATATAACAAAAGCAAAAAATATGATTGGATACTCTCCAGAAACAACTTTTGAAAAAGGTATAGAAAGATTTATAAAATGGTACAATGAAAAGGAGTAAAAAATGAAAATAGGTGTTATAGGAACTGGATATGTAGGACTTGTTCAAGGTGTTATCATGGCGGATTTTGGTTCTAATGTAATATGTATGGATATAGATGAAGATAGAATAAAAAAATTACAAGTTGGAGAAAGTCCAATATTTGAACCAGGATTGAAGGAACTCTTATTAAAAAATATCAAGGAGAAGAGAATAAGTTTCACAACTGATATAAAAAAAGTGATTGAAGATTCAGAAGTATTATTTATAGCTGTGGGAACTCCAGCTAATGAAGATGGCTCTGCCGATCTTCATTATATTTTAGAAGTTGCTGAAAATATTGGTACATATATAAATGGATATAAAGTAATTGTAGATAAATCTACTGTTCCAGTAGGAACAGGAAAACTTGTTAGAGAAACCATTGAGAAAAAACTTAATCGAAGAAAGCAAAAAATAAGTTTTGATATTGTTTCTAATCCTGAATTTTTAAGAGAAGGTAAAGCTATTACAGATTGTCAACGTCCAGATAGAGTAGTAATAGGATATGAAAGTGAAAAAGCAAAAGAGATAATGAAAAAAGTTTATGATGTATTATTTATAAATGAGACCCCTTTTATTTTTACCAATATAGAAACTGCTGAAATGATAAAATACTCTTCCAATGCTATGTTAGCTGTAAAAATCTCTTTTATAAATGAAATTGCTCTTTTAGCTGAAAAAGTAGGGGCAAACACTCAAGAGATTGCAAGAGCAATGGGAATGGATGGAAGAATTTCTCCTAAATTTTTACATTGTGGACCAGGATATGGTGGTTCATGTTTTCCTAAAGATACAAGAGCAATAGTCGATATTGGGAAAAAATATGGTGAGGAGATGTTAGTAATAAAAGCTGCTATTGAAGCTAATCAAAAACAGAAAAAAAGAGTTATAGAAAAAATAATTTCAAAAATGAATGGAGTATCTGGAAAAACTATAGGAATTTTAGGACTTTCTTTTAAACCAGATACTGACGATATGAGAGAAGCTCCAAGTATAGATATTATTAGAGGACTTGTAAAGTCTGGAGCTAAGATTCATGCATATTGTCCCGAGGGAATAAAAGAGGCTAGATGGAGACTTGTAGATATAGAAAAAAATATAATATATTGTGCTGATGAATATTCTATAGCTAATGATGCAGATGGAATTGTACTAATCACTGAATGGAATCAATTTAGAGGAATGAATCTTAAAAATGTAAGAGAGAGAATGAAAGATAATTTTTATTTTGATCTAAGAAATGTCTATGTTAAAGATAACAATGTAAGAAAAATTTTTAAATATTATCCAATAGGTCAAGAATAAAGAGGAAAATACTATGTATAAAAAATCAAAATTTGATAAAAATTATATTATCTTTTTTCTTATTTATATATTAATATTTATTCCTATTGTTATTTTACGTTTTCCTGATATTAGAAATGAAATAAAATATTTCCTTATAACTGACACTATTATAGAAAGTAAAAATTTTCTCGTATTGAAATATTTAAATGAATTATATCCAGATAAACCCCCTTTATATTTTTTTATTCTTTACATTACTAAAAAATATTTTGGAAAATATTTTATACAGGGTGCTATAGTTTTTGGAACACTTATTCCTTCATTTCTTATTACAACATTTTTTTATAAATTTATGAAGAGTTTTAAAAATAGAAGAGTGGCATTTATACATACACTGTTTTTATTATCACTTCCTTTCTATATAGGTCTTTCAATTTTTATGAGAATGGATATGCTAATGACAGTTTTTATATTTTTTTCTCTCTATTTTTTCTTTCAAATTTACTATAAAAAATTAAATGAAAAAAATATTTTTAAAATTTATATTTTTATTTTCCTTGCACTATTTACAAAAGGAATAGCAGGTTTTGCAATTCCAATTACTATAATTTTAACTTTTCTTATTTTTGAAAGAAATTTAAAATTTCTTAAAAATATAAAATTTATTCAAGGAATTATTTTTATTATTTTCTTAATTGGAATATGGGGAATTTTAATCTTTCAACAACCTCAAGGAAAAGAATACTTAAAACTTCTATTAGGACAAGAAACTGTTGGTAGAATAGTAAATTCAAAAACTCATGTGAAAAGTTTTTACTATTATATTGAAAATATACCTCTTATAATGTATCCATATGGAGTAACAATTTTAATATCATTAATTTTTTATCTAAAAAATATAAGAAATTATAAAAAATGGCTTCCAATAGAAAAAATAGGATTTCTTTGGAGTATTATTCCTCTTTTACTTTTTTCATGTGCAAGTGGAAAATTAGCTATCTATCTTTTACCTATTTTTCCAGGAAATATAATTATTTTAATAAATTTTTTTATGAGAACAAAAAATATAAAATTTGGAAAAGTAATATTAAAAATTACAGAAATATTTGCATTATTAGCCATTCCTTTTAATTATCTTTTCAATAAAAGGAAAAACTTTTATAAGAGAGTTATTTTAATACCTTTTTCAATTTTTGTAATATTTATTTTTTTAATTCCAGGAGTTGAAATATATAATAAAGAATTTTCTTTAAAATATGTAGTTAAAAATATCTTAAAATATAGTGATAAAACAATTATCGCATATAGATTTTCAGATATGATCAATCTAAAAAATGAAATTAAAAAAGAGGTATTATTAGTTGAAAATAAAGAAGAAATAGAACAAGAAAAAAATATAAAATTAATTGTTGTACGTAATAAATATATTAAAGATTTAGATCGTGAGAAATTTAAAGTAATTTATAAAAATAAAAATTATTTTTTACTATATAAATATTAATTAATTCATAACCATTCTTTCATGCCTTTATAAAAAACCTCCTTGATATTAATATAGTTATAAAACATAACTAACTAATAATCAAGAGAGGTTTTAAATTTTTTATTTACATAAAATTTCTTACGCTACCTTTATCCTACCTATGCTAGCTTATAAAAACACTCTAAATACTCTTTTATCAATTCTTTTTTCTCATCTCTTGGTACATAAATAGCAAATATCTCTTTCTCGTCTTCTCCATAAAATCTTATAGAGCAACTTTTTCTACCAAACATATTATCTTCTACTAAAAAAATCTCTTTTATTTTATCTACACTTAGGTGTCCTCCAATAGAAGAATCATTATCATGGAAGTTTAAATATCCATGAGCATAAAAACCTTTTGGAAATTTATCTTTTATCTCTAATACAAAGTTAGGAGTTACAACTAACAAGAATACTTTTTCCCAACCTCTTAATATTTCAAATAATTCTTCCCTTTTTTCAATAGGATATTTTCTTACTGTTGGTGCATTTCTTAAAACTTCTATAAGAGATATATTCAACTCCTCTGCTATTTTCCCTAATGATATTTTTTCATTTTCAGATAATAATTTTTGAATTTTTTCTTTCATATATACTATTTCTCTCCTTTTATAAATTATTTTATCTATTCCTTTTTCCAGTTTTATCTACAGCCATTTTAGCAACCTCTCCATTTTTTGAAACTTAGAATAAATTCTTCAGTTCTTTATTCTTATTATCATCAACTCTATCAATGATGAAATTATAGTTTACTTTTTCTCAAGATTTATTTTAATTAAAATTTTTATATCAAAGTAATTTTAATTAAGAGTTTTAACTTTTATAATATGAATAGAAACTCCCATAAATACAATTATTAAAAATATTTTTAGGTGTGGACTAGTGATTTTCATTAAAGAGAAACCAATAGTAATAACTAAAGTAGAAATAGCAATAATTTTATTTTTCAAACTAATTCCTTTCTTTTCTTGGTAATCTCTTATATATTGGCCAAAAATTTTATTTTCTAAAAGAGCTTTATGAAATTTCTTAGAAGATTTACTAAAGCAATAGGCACTTAAAATTAAAAATGGAGTAGTAGGTAATAGTGGTAAAAAAATACCTAAAGTTCCTAGTATTAAAGATATTACTCCTAAGATAAAAAGAAAATGTTTAAACATGGATTTCACCTCTTTAATTCTATCATCTTTCTCACTAAACTTGCTACTATACTATTGCCCCAAAATATTCCATCTATTGTATATTTAAAAGAATCTTCAAAAAATTCTATATATTTACTTTTTTTAAATTCTTGCAATAATTTTAATATTTCAGGATAGATATTATCTCCAGTTAAATTTCTAATTTCACTTAAGCTAACCTCAGGATATTGAAGTATTCCAGAAAGTTTTTTTACTCTGTATTTAAAATCAGAATCTTTAGCATAAAAAGTTATAAGTTTATTTAGATTAAAATATTCAATATTTTTTACTCTTCCTCCAGCCCCAACTCCTATAGCAAATAAATCTGAGAACGAATTTATATTTTTTATATATCTATATTCATCTTTTCCATTTGTTATTTTAGTGTGTTCTAATAATTTATATCCATTATTTAATGTTTTTTCTAAAAAAGTATGATGTAATTCTTTATCTCTATATAGTTGATAGTTAAAATTAAGCTTATTTTCATTCAAAGCTTTAGAAAGATTTGAGCCTTCATGTATCATCAAAGAATAAAAACTCACACTATCTACTCCTAATTTACAAACAATTTTAGCATCATTTTCTATTTCTTCTAAACTTTCATCTAAATAATTATAAATAATATCAATACAAATAAGTCCTTTAAAATTTTCTTGAATTTCTTTTATTCTTTCAATAACTTTTTCTTGTTCATAAGTTCTATTTAAAAGTTTTCTCCCTCTATTTGAAAAAGTTTGTATACCAATACTAAGTCTATTTACTCCATATTTTTCCATAATAGCTAATTTTTTTAATGTTAAATTATGAAGAGTAGTTTCAAATGTAAATTCACAATTAGCTGAAATATTAAAATTTTTAATAAGATTAGATAATATTTTTTCTAATTGATGTTCTTTGTATATAGTAGGAGTTCCACCACCAAAAAATATTGTAGTAATCTCTTTTGATTGTACATATCTTTTTTTACCATATTTTTCAAACTCTTTACAAAGGTAATTAACATAATCATCCAAATTTTCTGTTACTTGTTTTCTATTCATATTACAAAATGAACAAATTTTATCGCAATATGGCGTATGCACATATATTCCAGCTTCTTTATCCTCTGGAATTTCATTTAATATTTTATTAAACGAAAAAGGTGTCACAATTTTTTTGGTTGTTAATTTGTTAATAATTTCTTTTACATCATGATGTGATTTATATCTTTTCTCAAACATATTTTTTCTCCTATAGATTTCAAAGCATTTCGACTATATATTACTATCGAATATAAAAAAAGTCAAGTTTTTATTAATTCTAAATTTAAATTTATCAAATATTTTGTATTACAAAAAAATATTGACAAAATAATTTGATATAGTATATAATTCCTTCATATAAAATAAATTGGGAGGTTTCTATAATCATGAAAAAAAAATTAGCATTTATTTTTATTTTAAATGCACTAATGGTTCTAGCAGAAAATCAAAATATTAATTTAGGTCAAACTATTATTAAGTCTAATATTGGTTTTGATGAAACTTTACAAAGTACTCCAAAAAATATTCAAGTTATAACATCTGAAGAAATTGCAGAAAAAAACTATAAAAATGTTACAGAAATTTTGGAAAAATCACCACTAGTTACAATAAAAAATGATGCAATGGGACAAACTATTGAAATGAGAGGAAGTGGATTAAATTCTAAAGGAACTGTACAAGTTATGATAGATGGAATGGCTATAAATCCAGTTGATATAAATCATGGAACATTACCTCTTAATAGTATTCCT from uncultured Fusobacterium sp. harbors:
- a CDS encoding coproporphyrinogen-III oxidase family protein, which produces MFEKRYKSHHDVKEIINKLTTKKIVTPFSFNKILNEIPEDKEAGIYVHTPYCDKICSFCNMNRKQVTENLDDYVNYLCKEFEKYGKKRYVQSKEITTIFFGGGTPTIYKEHQLEKILSNLIKNFNISANCEFTFETTLHNLTLKKLAIMEKYGVNRLSIGIQTFSNRGRKLLNRTYEQEKVIERIKEIQENFKGLICIDIIYNYLDESLEEIENDAKIVCKLGVDSVSFYSLMIHEGSNLSKALNENKLNFNYQLYRDKELHHTFLEKTLNNGYKLLEHTKITNGKDEYRYIKNINSFSDLFAIGVGAGGRVKNIEYFNLNKLITFYAKDSDFKYRVKKLSGILQYPEVSLSEIRNLTGDNIYPEILKLLQEFKKSKYIEFFEDSFKYTIDGIFWGNSIVASLVRKMIELKR
- a CDS encoding YbaN family protein gives rise to the protein MFKHFLFILGVISLILGTLGIFLPLLPTTPFLILSAYCFSKSSKKFHKALLENKIFGQYIRDYQEKKGISLKNKIIAISTLVITIGFSLMKITSPHLKIFLIIVFMGVSIHIIKVKTLN
- the hutX gene encoding heme utilization cystosolic carrier protein HutX; translated protein: MKEKIQKLLSENEKISLGKIAEELNISLIEVLRNAPTVRKYPIEKREELFEILRGWEKVFLLVVTPNFVLEIKDKFPKGFYAHGYLNFHDNDSSIGGHLSVDKIKEIFLVEDNMFGRKSCSIRFYGEDEKEIFAIYVPRDEKKELIKEYLECFYKLA